One window from the genome of Phocoena phocoena chromosome 15, mPhoPho1.1, whole genome shotgun sequence encodes:
- the LOC136135504 gene encoding LOW QUALITY PROTEIN: uroplakin-3b-like protein 1 (The sequence of the model RefSeq protein was modified relative to this genomic sequence to represent the inferred CDS: deleted 1 base in 1 codon; substituted 1 base at 1 genomic stop codon), with translation MRLSGGQSSLLTALLPLLTCLHLGMSLERISYAPQLSSATLAGRLTQPTFTMEQPRGQFSHLNVADFDAIWLVLAHSHATQSFTAPQRVEDTPVPANLPQRGYYVTLRTSXALFPGGQPGNELRVLRVANDTRCSPMTRGCHHPLPGPGPYRVKFLVVRDRGPMAETEWSSETHLQQAEALQAAPGPHSAGIVVIVAILSVLLAVVLTTLLTPLIYTCYDTCGSTSISGPGELACMRRYNTHHMFSPSAEGGS, from the exons ATGAGGCTCAGCGGGGGACAGTCTTCTCTTCTGACAGCACTGTTGCCGCTGCTGACCTGCCTCCATCTGGGGATGAGTCTGG AGCGCATCAGCTACGCGCCCCAGCTCTCAAGCGCCACCCTGGCAGGGAGACTTACCCAGCCCACCTTCACAATGGAGCAGCCGCGGGGCCAGTTCAGTCACCTTAACGTCGCCGACTTTGACGCCATCTGGCTGGTGTTGGCCCACAGCCATG CCACCCAGAGCTTCACTGCCCCACAGAGGGTGGAGGACACCCCGGTCCCTGCCAACTTGCCCCAGAGGGGCTACTACGTCACGCTGAGGACCAGCTGAGCACTCTTC CCGGGCGGCCAGCCCGGCAACGAGCTCCGGGTCCTCCGTGTCGCCAACGATACCCGCTGCTCCCCGATGACAAGAGGCTGCCACCACCCCCTGCCGGGCCCGGGCCCCTACCG AGTGAAATTTCTGGTGGTGAGAGACAGGGGACCCATGGCTGAGACAGAGTGGTCCAGTGAGACCCACCTGCAGCAAG CCGAGGCACTCCAGGCTGCCCCAGGGCCCCACAGCGCAGGCATCGTGGTCATCGTTGCCATCCTGTCGGTCCTGCTGGCCGTCGTCCTCACCACCCTCCTCACCCCGCTCATCTACACCTG CTACGACACCTGTGGGAGCACGTCCATCTCTGGCCCAGGGGAGCTGGCGTGCATGAGAAGATATAACACCCACCACATGTTCAGCCCTTCAGCTGAGGGGGGCTCCTGA
- the UPK3B gene encoding uroplakin-3b — MGLPWRQLCPCLLLLVVLVWPQPCMSLELIPYTPRITAWDLEGKVTATTFSLEQPRCVLEGHASAASTVWLVVAFSNASRDFQSPQTLAEIPASPRLPMDGHYMTLPLTLDQLPCEDPVGGRGGAPVLRVGNDAGCLADLQQPPYCNAPLPGPGPYRVKFLLMDSKGSPQAQTRWSDPITLRQGKSPGSIDTWPGRRSGDMIVITSALSSLAGLLLLAFLAASSVRFSSLWWPEEAPEQLRTGSFMGTRYMTHHIPPSEAATLPVGCEPGLEPLPSLNP; from the exons ATGGGGCTCCCCTGGAGGCAGCTGTGCCCTTGTCTGCTGCTCCTCGTGGTGCTGGTGTGGCCCCAGCCCTGCATGAGCCTGG AGCTCATCCCCTACACGCCGCGGATAACAGCCTGGGACCTGGAAGGGAAGGTCACGGCCACCACGTTTTCCCTGGAGCAGCCGCGCTGTGTCCTGGAAGGGCACGCCAGTGCTGCCAGCACCGTCTGGCTGGTGGTGGCCTTCAGCAACG CCTCCAGGGACTTCCAGAGTCCCCAGACACTGGCTGAGATCCCAGCCTCCCCGAGGCTGCCGATGGATGGCCACTACATGACGCTGCCCCTGACCCTGGATCAGCTGCCCTGTGAGGACCCAGTGGGCGGCAGGGGGGGCGCCCCGGTGCTTAGGGTAGGCAATGACGCCGGCTGCCTTGCTGACCTCCAGCAGCCACCCTACTGCAacgcccccctccccggccctggACCTTACAG ggtGAAGTTCCTCCTGATGGACTCCAAGGGCTCACCGCAGGCCCAGACGAGGTGGTCCGACCCCATCACTCTCCGTCAAG ggaagtccccaggctcCATTGACACGTGGCCAGGCCGGCGAAGTGGCGACATGATCGTCATTACCTCCGCCCTCTCTTCTCTGGCCGGTCTCCTGCTCCTGGCCTTCCTGGCAGCCTCCAGCGTGCGCTT CTCCAGCCTGTGGTGGCCGGAGGAGGCCCCAGAGCAGCTGCGAACCGGCTCCTTCATGGGGACGCGTTACATGACCCACCACATCCCACCCAGCGAGGCTGCCACGCTGCCCGTGGGCTGCGAGCCTGGCCTGGaacccctccccagcctcaaCCCCTAG